From Ascaphus truei isolate aAscTru1 chromosome 17, aAscTru1.hap1, whole genome shotgun sequence, the proteins below share one genomic window:
- the LOC142467941 gene encoding transmembrane protein 238-like produces the protein MALSRAGLGRCSCCFWLAVAFDVFGLAVLLIGVFANVFFYDFLIYAGAIVIFLSLIWWVFWYTGNIEVPPEELADDVGLSKKGNGVLGLVRTLSGRLSSSFRRSQGPRPPRQGQRGSPGPKLNRMDRPVTVPMATQLSSVSATLEKQRRDVASQRAIHTSPI, from the coding sequence ATGGCCCTCAGCCGAGCTGGGCTGGGTCGCTGCTCCTGCTGCTTCTGGCTGGCGGTGGCCTTCGATGTTTTCGGTCTTGCCGTTCTCCTAATCGGGGTCTTCGCCAACGTCTTCTTCTATGACTTCCTCATCTATGCTGGGGCCATTGTTATCTTCCTCAGCCTGATCTGGTGGGTGTTCTGGTACACTGGCAACATTGAGGTGCCCCCAGAAGAGCTGGCCGATGATGTTGGGCTCAGCAAGAAGGGCAACGGGGTCTTGGGGCTGGTGAGGACACTCTCTGGGCGCTTGTCCAGCAGCTTCCGGAGAAGTCAGGGTCCGAGACCACCCAGGCAGGGCCAGAGAGGGAGCCCTGGCCCCAAACTAAACCGAATGGATAGACCTGTCACAGTGCCCATGGCCACGCAGCTCAGCAGTGTCTCGGCCACTCTAGAGAAGCAGAGAAGGGATGTGGCATCACAACGCGCCATCCACACCTCCCCCATATAA
- the LOC142467940 gene encoding suppressor of cytokine signaling 1-like: MVGGGACPQPESPQILYPASPPPLVPPARYRLFRGNEQQLVESSVVTLQASGFYWGPLPTSEAHAMLEREPAGTFLVRDSSQGDHLFSVSIKMESGPVSVRVLFLKGRFWLRELSSDCPVKLLELAVERTPHIPLRCQNGVQLVLSRPLRGTRVLSLQQLCRRCIVTQHGREGLARLPIQPALRRYIDDFPFKI; encoded by the coding sequence ATGGTTGGAGGGGGGGCCTGTCCCCAGCCAGAGTCACCCCAAATCCTCTAcccagcctctcctcctcctctcgtgCCCCCGGCTCGATACCGCCTCTTCCGGGGGAACGAGCAGCAACTCGTGGAGAGCTCCGTGGTCACTCTGCAGGCGAGCGGCTTCTACTGGGGACCGCTGCCCACGTCCGAGGCTCACGCCATGCTCGAGAGGGAACCGGCGGGCACCTTCCTGGTGCGGGACAGCTCCCAGGGGGATCACCTCTTCAGTGTCAGCATCAAGATGGAGTCCGGCCCAGTCAGCGTGCGGGTCCTGTTCCTAAAGGGCCGCTTCTGGTTGAGGGAGTTGTCCTCGGACTGTCCCGTCAAGCTTCTGGAGCTGGCGGTGGAAAGGACCCCACACATCCCTCTGCGCTGTCAAAATGGCGTCCAGCTGGTGCTCTCCCGGCCCCTACGCGGTACGCGGGTCCTCAGCCTGCAGCAGCTGTGCCGCCGCTGCATAGTGACTCAGCACGGCAGGGAGGGGCTCGCCAGACTCCCCATTCAACCAGCACTCCGGAGATATATTGATGATTTCCCCTTTAAGATATGA